ATGACATCTTCACGCTGTTGAGCATGGTCAGCTCAGGCGTGGGTTATGCGCTGCTGCCAGGGCGGATTGCGGCGGTGTATGAGAACCGCGTCAAGCTGATACCGCTGCAAGCCCGGTATCGGTTGCAGCAGCAGATTGGCGTGGTGTTTTTAAAGGCCAAGGAGCGTGATCCAAATTTGCTGGCGCTGTTGGCTGAGTGCCGGATGTATGCCAACCGCCACGCCTAACTCTGATCGAATGATCGTTCCCACGCTCCGCGTGGGAATGCCTATTGTGACGCTCCGCGTCACGCCTTTGGGAGCGGACGCGGAGCGTCCAGGACTGCATTCCCACGCGGAGCGTGGGAACGATCGGGTTACGGGGTTAGCCGACTAAACCACGCACAATGAAGTACAGCAACGAAGGCCCAAGCAAACACCCCAGCCCAGTATGGAAAGTAGCCGTCAACGCCCCATACGGCACCAGCCGCCGATCCGTCGCCGCCAGCCCCGCCGTCACCCCACTCACCGTGCCGGCCAGCCCGCCAAACACCATCGCCGAACGCGGGTTATCCAGGCCCATCCAACGCGCCGCCACCGGCGTGCCGACCATCACCAGAATCGCCTTGATCAACCCTGTGGCAATCGACAGCGCCATCACATCCGACGTCGCGCCAATCGCCGCACCGGTCACCGGCCCAACAATGTAAGTCACCGCACCCGCGCCAATGGTGGTCATGCTGATCGCATCGCGATAGCCGAACACCCACGCCATGCTCGCGCCAACGATAAACGGCAAAATCGTGCCGAGCAGCAGCGCAATCGCGCCAATCAACCCGGCTTTGCGCGCCTCGGTGGCCTGCACTTCAAACGCGGTGGCGACGATGGCGAAGTCGCGCAGCATTGCGCCGCCCATCAAGCCGATACCAGAGAACAGCGCCATGTCTGCCAGGCCCTTTTGCCCGCCGGTGAGCGTGCCGCCGACCCAGGCCAGCACCAGCCCGATCACGATGGCAATCGCCGAGCCATGAATGCGCCCGAACGTCAGGCGCTTGGACAGCACCACGGAAATCCACATCACCACGCCGACGAAAGCAAAAGCGGTGACCAGGCTGTTATTTTCCAAACCTTTTTCGATCAGAGGCCACATATCAGCGACCTCCCGCAGCAGCGATCAGCGGCTCTTCGGCGGGCAAGGGTTCGCCCTTGTGGGTGCGGCTGATCAAGGCAATGGTGCAGCCACAAACCACCACTGAACCGATGGCGGCCAGCACAGCCACCGGGCCGCCGTGCAGCGCTGTCACTACGTTTTGTTGCGCGGCCATCGCCACCACCACCGGGATGTACATGGCGCCCCAGAAGCCCACGCCCATTTCGCAGTCCTTGGTCATGCCACCGCGTTTTTGCATCCACAAACGCGCGCAGATCAGCAGGATCATGGCGATCCCGACGCCGCCCACATTGGATTTGACGCCCAGCAACACGCCGAGCATGTCGCCCAGGATCACACCCGCCAACATGCAGATCGCCAACAAGGCCACACCATAAATAATCATCGTTGTTGTCCTCAAAGTGCTTCATCGAAATTGTTGTTTTTGTGCTTCGAAAGCCTTGGGTGGTGCTTTATCGGTGGCGGCGTTCCTCCTCTTGCAGCAGGGCCTGCAAGGTGTCCAGGCGTGCGCCTTCGCAGGCGATCACCGTGCCTTGTTCGAATACGCGGCGTGACAGGCCGGTGAGCACCGCGCCCGGCGGCAGTTCGATTTGCAGGCGCACGCCACGCTCGTAGGCGCTTTGCACGGTGCCGCGCCAGTCAACGATGCGGCACATGTTGAAAGCCAGGTCGTCGCGCAGTTGTTCAGGGTTATGAATCGGCCGTGCGCGGATGCTGCTCAGGTAAGTGATGCGCGGCGCCTTGAGCGTGACGAATGCTTCGGCCAGCGCCTGTGCAGGCGCTTCCAGCAATGCGCAATGGGACGGCACGCTGACGGCCAGGCGCTTGGCGACGCCGTTGCCCTTGATGCGGGCTGCGACGCGCTTCATTGCCTCATCGCTGCCGGCGATAACGGTTTGGTTATCGGCGTTGATGTTGGCCAAGTACACCGGGGTTTCCAGGCAGTGGATTTCGGCCAATAATTTTTCCACTGTGGATAACTCCGGGCCGATCAGCGCGGTCATCCCAAAGCCTTGTGGATAAGCGCTTTGCATCAATTCGCCGCGCAGGCTCACCAGTTTTACCGCGTCGGCAAATTCCAGCGCACCGGCGATGACGGCTGCCGGATAAGCGCCGATGGACAAGCCGGCCACATAATCAGGCGTGTGTTGCAACTGGCGGGCATGGGCCACGCCGACGATCAGCAGGCACAGCTGAACGG
The sequence above is a segment of the Pseudomonas sp. R76 genome. Coding sequences within it:
- the madL gene encoding malonate transporter subunit MadL; this translates as MIIYGVALLAICMLAGVILGDMLGVLLGVKSNVGGVGIAMILLICARLWMQKRGGMTKDCEMGVGFWGAMYIPVVVAMAAQQNVVTALHGGPVAVLAAIGSVVVCGCTIALISRTHKGEPLPAEEPLIAAAGGR
- the madM gene encoding malonate transporter subunit MadM, whose translation is MWPLIEKGLENNSLVTAFAFVGVVMWISVVLSKRLTFGRIHGSAIAIVIGLVLAWVGGTLTGGQKGLADMALFSGIGLMGGAMLRDFAIVATAFEVQATEARKAGLIGAIALLLGTILPFIVGASMAWVFGYRDAISMTTIGAGAVTYIVGPVTGAAIGATSDVMALSIATGLIKAILVMVGTPVAARWMGLDNPRSAMVFGGLAGTVSGVTAGLAATDRRLVPYGALTATFHTGLGCLLGPSLLYFIVRGLVG
- the mdcH gene encoding malonate decarboxylase subunit epsilon, yielding MSSLLVFPGQGAQRTGMLQALSAHVLEEASDALGEDVRQLDSAQALASTRAVQLCLLIVGVAHARQLQHTPDYVAGLSIGAYPAAVIAGALEFADAVKLVSLRGELMQSAYPQGFGMTALIGPELSTVEKLLAEIHCLETPVYLANINADNQTVIAGSDEAMKRVAARIKGNGVAKRLAVSVPSHCALLEAPAQALAEAFVTLKAPRITYLSSIRARPIHNPEQLRDDLAFNMCRIVDWRGTVQSAYERGVRLQIELPPGAVLTGLSRRVFEQGTVIACEGARLDTLQALLQEEERRHR